One genomic region from Gossypium hirsutum isolate 1008001.06 chromosome D13, Gossypium_hirsutum_v2.1, whole genome shotgun sequence encodes:
- the LOC107935482 gene encoding sulfoquinovosidase encodes MSTLKITKKHHRHLNNPFPSTPTSLPFIQGNLFINSQTLPPNQNSPLGKDFQLLWSTQNGGYLSISHLSHPSKSLWSTIPGQAFISAAMAETEVEESRGSFAIKDRDVHLVCYHQSIENIILINQFDDFQLDYLDLDHLKTNSKFADSPVLIITGHIFSKRTKKWLQSSSIYRSASARYWVLFDQKENNQIGFKVKIGQPKFQLHHHPKASPSTSLGRYRRLRRKLRRQRKWKLGWCWFLTRTKGLSINSSSEEELGESNVVETALEFNRVCLTYASERNERFFGFGEQFSHMDFKGKRVPIFVQEQGIGRGDQPITFAANLVSYRAGGDWSTTYAPSPFYMTSKMRSLYLEEYNYSVFDLTQHDRVQLQIHGNGMQGRILHGNSPLEIIEHFTEAIGRPPELPEWVISGAVVGMQGGTETVRRVWDKLRTYKVPISAFWLQDWVGQRETFIGSQLWWNWEVDVTRYPGWQQLVKDLSKHYIKVMTYCNPCLALMDEKPNKRRNLFEEAKELDILVKDDHGEPYMVPNTAFDVGMLDLTHPLTANWFKQILQEMVDDGVRGWMADFGEGLPVDAVLYSGEDPIAAHNRYPELWAQINREFVEEWKSHCTGKEREDPQEDLVFFMRAGFRDSPKWGMLFWEGDQMVSWQANDGIKSSVVALLSSGLSGYAFNHSDIGGYCTMNLPFIRYCRTEELLLRWMELNAFTIIFRTHEGNKPWCNSQFYSNDKTLSHFARFAKVYKAWKFYRVELVKEAARKGSPVCRHLFLHYPNDERVQSLSYEQFLVGSEILVVPVLHKGKKNVKVHFPVGETCSWQHIWTGKSYQKQGCQAWVEAPLGYPAVFVKVGSIVGETFLRNLKNFDIL; translated from the exons ATGTCAACCCTTAAGATCACTAAAAAGCACCACAGACATCTAAACAACCCTTTCCCTTCCACACCAACATCTCTCCCCTTCATTCAAGGTAACCTCTTCATCAATTCCCAAACACTACCTCCCAACCAAAATTCCCCTCTTGGCAAGGATTTTCAGCTTCTTTGGAGCACCCAAAATGGTGGGTATCTCTCAATTTCTCACCTTTCACACCCTTCAAAGTCATTATGGTCCACTATCCCTGGACAAGCATTTATATCAGCAGCCATGGCTGAAACAGAGGTGGAAGAAAGCAGGGGATCTTTTGCTATCAAAGATAGAGATGTTCACTTGGTTTGTTATCATCAGagtattgaaaatattattttgatcaaTCAATTTGATGACTTTCAACTTGATTATTTGGATTTAGATCACCTTAAAACGAATTCCAAATTTGCAGATTCCCCTGTTTTGATTATAACAGGGCATATTTTCAGCAAAAGGACAAAGAAATGGCTTCAAAGTTCAAGCATTTATAGGTCTGCTTCAGCAAGGTATTGGGTTTTGTTTGATCAAAAGGAAAATAACCAAATTGGATTCAAAGTCAAAATTGGACAACCAAAATTTCAGCTTCATCATCACCCCAAAGCTTCACCTTCAACATCATTAGGAAGGTACCGCCGTTTAAGGAGGAAACTAAGGCGGCAACGAAAATGGAAACTTGGATGGTGTTGGTTCCTTACAAGGACAAAAGGGTTGTCCATAAATTCTTCATCAGAGGAGGAACTAGGAGAATCCAATGTTGTAGAAACTGCCTTAGAATTCAATAGGGTTTGTTTAACCTATGCAAGTGAAAGAAACGAGAGATTTTTTGGTTTTGGTGAGCAATTTTCTCACATGGATTTTAAGGGTAAAAGGGTACCTATTTTTGTTCAAGAACAAGGTATTGGAAGAGGAGATCAACCTATTACTTTTGCTGCTAACTTGGTTAGCTATAG AGCTGGTGGAGACTGGAGCACTACTTATGCTCCTTCACCTTTCTATATGACATCCAAAATGAGGTCTCTTTACTTGGAAGAATACAACTATTCTGTATTCGATCTTACTCAACATGATAGGGTCCAATTACAG ATACATGGAAATGGAATGCAAGGGAGGATACTACATGGAAACTCGCCTTTGGAGATCATTGAACACTTCACGGAAGCCATTGGAAGGCCTCCCGAGCTTCCTGAATGGGTGATATCTGGTGCAGTAGTTGGCATGCAAGGGGGTACAGAAACTGTACGCCGTGTTTGGGATAAACTGAGAACTTATAAGGTTCCCATTTCAGCATTTTGGTTGCAG GATTGGGTGGGGCAAAGGGAAACCTTTATCGGATCACAATTATGGTGGAACTGGGAAGTGGATGTAACAAGGTATCCTGGATGGCAACAGTTGGTTAAAGATCTTAGCAAACACTACATCAAAGTGATGACATACTGCAATCCTTGTTTAGCACTG ATGGATGAGAAGCCAAACAAAAGGCGAAATCTCTTTGAGGAAGCGAAAGAGCTAGACATTTTGGTGAAAGATGATCATGGAGAACCATACATGGTTCCAAATACAGCGTTTGATGTAGGAATGCTGGACTTGACTCACCCACTCACTGCAAATTGGTTCAAGCAAATTTTACAGGAAATGGTGGATGATGGAGTTCGAGGATGGATGGCTGATTTTGGTGAAGGTCTGCCTGTGGATGCTGTACTCTATTCAG GTGAAGATCCTATTGCTGCTCATAACAGATATCCAGAACTATGGGCTCAAATAAATCGAGAATTTGTGGAAGAATGGAAAAGTCATTGCACGGGAAAGGAAAGAGAAGATCCCCAAGAGGACTTGGTCTTCTTCATGAGGGCTGGTTTCAGGGATAGTCCAAAATGGGGAATGCTGTTTTGGGAAGGGGACCAAATGGTAAGCTGGCAAGCTAATGATGGTATAAAGAGTTCTGTTGTTGCCCTATTGAGCAGTGGACTTTCCGGTTATGCTTTTAACCATAGTGATATCGGAGGCTATtgtaccatgaacttaccttttaTTAGGTACTGTCGAACTGAAGAGTTGCTTTTGAGATGGATGGAGCTAAATGCATTCACCATAATTTTCCGTACTCATGAG GGAAACAAGCCTTGGTGCAACAGTCAATTTTACTCCAATGACAAAACGTTATCACATTTTGCACGCTTTGCTAAAGTGTACAAAGCTTGGAAGTTTTACAGAGTCGAACTCGTAAAG GAAGCGGCTCGAAAGGGATCACCTGTCTGCCGTCACCTATTTCTTCACTACCCAAATGACGAGAGGGTTCAAAGCTTAAGTTACGAGCAGTTCTTGGTAGGCAGTGAGATCCTAGTGGTTCCTGTTCTTCACAAAGGTAAGAAAAATGTCAAAGTTCATTTCCCAGTAGGAGAAACTTGTAGTTGGCAACATATTTGGACCGGAAAATCATACCAAAAACAAGGTTGTCAAGCTTGGGTTGAAGCTCCATTAGGCTATCCTGCTGTATTTGTTAAGGTTGGCTCTATAGTCGGAGAAACTTTTCTAAGAAAcctgaaaaattttgatattttgtaa